From a region of the Hymenobacter jejuensis genome:
- a CDS encoding M14 family metallopeptidase, translated as MFAFLLSSLLFAAPATDWRTPFEKGDGNTTATYAECIAYYQRLDAAYPEITMREVGPTDIGQPLHEVVISLDGDADPVSVRRKNRRILLIQNGIHPGEPEGIDASMMLARDYVQKKELRRQLEDVTLVIIPAYNIDGMLNRSATSRANQNGPREYGFRGNARNLDLNRDYIKQDSRNARSFAQLFQRWQPDVFVDTHTSDGADYQYTMTLIDTQKDKLHPALSQYMQQHLLPTLYAGMEKKKWPLTPYVDFEGRTPESGLHGFLETPRYSTGYTTLFNTIGFMTETHMWKAFAPRVHTTYAFLDLLVHTVHRDAAQIAQAHNTANQQVLTQAEFPLSWELDTTAADKVNFRGYEGRTKTSEVSGLPRLYYDRKAPFTRPVKFFNTYRPTATAQRPAAYLIPQAWADVLDRLRSSNVQLQRLTRDTVLTAEVYYIDDYKTGARPYEGHYLHSQVKLRTEQQQLTLRKGDFVAWLNQPAARYLIETLEPQATDSFFAWGFFDSILQQKEYFSDYVFEDLAADLLRRDPNLRQQLEARRQADPAFAKSAQAQLDFVYRHSPYYEKSHLRYPVVRWQNGVLPASPEN; from the coding sequence ATGTTCGCGTTTCTGCTCTCTTCGCTCCTCTTTGCTGCACCTGCTACCGACTGGCGCACGCCTTTCGAAAAAGGCGACGGCAACACCACCGCTACCTACGCCGAGTGCATTGCCTATTACCAGCGCCTCGATGCCGCTTATCCCGAAATCACGATGCGGGAAGTGGGGCCAACCGACATTGGACAACCTCTGCACGAAGTTGTGATCTCGCTCGACGGCGACGCTGACCCTGTTTCGGTGCGCCGCAAAAACCGACGCATCCTCCTGATTCAGAATGGCATACACCCCGGCGAGCCGGAAGGCATTGATGCGTCGATGATGCTGGCGCGCGACTACGTGCAGAAGAAGGAGTTGCGCCGCCAACTCGAAGACGTGACGCTGGTTATCATTCCGGCCTATAACATCGACGGCATGCTGAATCGCTCCGCAACGAGCCGAGCCAACCAAAACGGCCCGCGCGAGTACGGTTTTCGTGGCAACGCCCGCAACCTCGACCTAAACCGCGACTACATCAAGCAGGATTCGCGCAATGCCCGCTCCTTCGCCCAGCTTTTCCAGCGCTGGCAGCCCGATGTATTCGTGGATACGCACACTTCCGATGGTGCTGATTATCAGTACACCATGACGCTCATCGACACGCAGAAGGATAAGCTGCATCCGGCCTTAAGCCAGTACATGCAGCAGCACCTGCTCCCGACGCTGTACGCGGGCATGGAGAAAAAGAAGTGGCCGCTGACGCCCTACGTCGATTTTGAAGGCCGCACGCCGGAAAGCGGGCTGCACGGCTTTCTGGAAACGCCGCGCTACTCGACGGGCTATACCACGTTGTTCAATACGATTGGGTTCATGACCGAAACGCATATGTGGAAAGCATTTGCGCCGCGCGTGCACACCACCTACGCTTTTCTGGATTTGCTCGTCCACACCGTTCACCGCGACGCCGCCCAGATTGCACAGGCGCATAACACTGCTAATCAACAAGTTCTGACCCAAGCCGAATTTCCATTGAGTTGGGAGCTCGATACAACAGCCGCTGACAAGGTCAATTTTCGTGGGTATGAGGGGCGCACCAAAACCAGCGAAGTCAGTGGCTTGCCGCGTCTGTATTACGACCGAAAGGCGCCGTTTACGCGGCCAGTAAAGTTTTTTAACACCTATCGCCCGACGGCTACGGCGCAGCGGCCGGCGGCCTACCTCATCCCACAGGCGTGGGCCGACGTGCTGGATCGCTTGCGCTCGTCGAATGTGCAGCTCCAACGCCTTACCCGCGACACTGTGCTAACGGCCGAAGTCTATTACATCGACGATTACAAAACCGGGGCGCGCCCCTACGAAGGCCATTACCTGCACAGTCAGGTAAAGCTGCGGACAGAACAGCAGCAACTTACTCTCCGGAAAGGCGATTTTGTGGCGTGGCTCAACCAGCCCGCGGCCCGTTACCTCATCGAAACGCTGGAGCCCCAAGCCACCGACTCGTTCTTTGCCTGGGGATTTTTCGACAGCATTTTGCAGCAGAAGGAATACTTCTCCGACTACGTTTTTGAAGATTTGGCTGCCGACTTGCTGCGCCGCGACCCGAACCTTCGGCAGCAGCTCGAAGCCCGCCGCCAAGCCGATCCCGCCTTCGCCAAAAGCGCCCAAGCCCAACTCGATTTTGTGTACCGCCACTCGCCCTACTACGAAAAGTCACATTTGCGGTACCCAGTAGTGCGCTGGCAAAATGGCGTACTACCAGCTTCACCAGAGAATTAA
- a CDS encoding ABC transporter ATP-binding protein translates to MAAVLELENLTKHYGPTTALRGLNLQVEAGSVYGLLGPNGSGKTTTLGIALGVLRASAGTVRWFGQAPTPASRRRIGALLETPNFFPYLSARQNLLLAAEVKGADAKSVDEALEAVDLAQRQRDAFSGFSLGMKQRLALASTLLGNPEVLVLDEPTNGLDPQGIAEVRTLVQRLAQQGKTILLASHLLDEIEKVCTHVAVLQRGELRAAGPVSSILNATDRVLLRPSSAAALPELQQALSHIPWVSDIKPAPDGSVSVVLAAGLSPAELNRALFAHNVAVAGLEMRHRSLEAQFLELTGK, encoded by the coding sequence ATGGCTGCTGTTCTCGAACTCGAAAATCTGACGAAGCACTACGGGCCTACAACGGCGTTGCGGGGCCTCAATCTGCAAGTCGAAGCCGGCAGCGTGTACGGGTTGCTGGGGCCCAACGGCAGCGGCAAGACCACTACGTTGGGCATTGCGCTGGGCGTGTTGCGGGCTTCGGCGGGCACGGTGCGTTGGTTTGGGCAAGCGCCCACGCCCGCCAGCCGGCGCCGGATTGGGGCCTTGCTCGAAACGCCTAATTTCTTTCCTTACCTCTCGGCCCGGCAAAATCTATTGCTCGCCGCCGAGGTAAAAGGGGCCGATGCGAAAAGCGTTGACGAAGCCCTGGAAGCCGTGGATCTTGCTCAGCGTCAGCGCGATGCCTTTTCGGGTTTTTCGCTGGGCATGAAACAACGCTTGGCGCTGGCGTCCACGCTGCTGGGCAACCCGGAAGTACTCGTGCTCGATGAGCCCACCAACGGCCTCGACCCACAAGGCATTGCCGAAGTCCGGACGCTGGTGCAGCGCCTCGCTCAGCAAGGCAAAACCATCCTGTTGGCCAGCCATTTGCTCGACGAAATCGAGAAGGTGTGCACGCACGTAGCAGTGCTCCAACGCGGCGAATTACGCGCTGCCGGCCCCGTAAGCAGCATTCTCAACGCTACTGACCGGGTGTTGCTGCGGCCGTCCTCCGCCGCAGCCCTCCCCGAATTGCAGCAGGCGCTCAGCCACATTCCGTGGGTGTCGGACATCAAGCCTGCCCCCGACGGCAGCGTGAGCGTGGTGTTGGCGGCCGGCCTTAGTCCCGCCGAGCTGAACCGGGCTTTGTTTGCCCATAACGTAGCCGTCGCCGGTTTAGAGATGCGCCACCGCAGCCTGGAAGCGCAATTCCTGGAGCTTACGGGCAAATAA
- a CDS encoding ABC transporter permease translates to MLRAELRKLLPYRTAWVILVLYAVLLAIFVSVGGNVVINGQRVGQTLYAFPAVWSKLSYAASYFNMLLSILLIILITDEFQFRTFRQQVINGASHLDLIQGKMAVSALLTLFGTTAVLIIGFYFGLTRAPETAAAATTNLSAVALYAVQALGYLALAALLAFLIRRSGAAILLFLLYSWVVEPLIRFSLPDELDRFFPMKILASLTPTPGQEMLDTVTGPNGSFTATEALPFAIGYIGLFWLLSYALLRNRDL, encoded by the coding sequence ATGCTTCGCGCTGAATTACGCAAACTCCTTCCCTACCGCACTGCCTGGGTTATTTTGGTGCTATACGCGGTGTTGCTGGCCATTTTTGTTTCGGTAGGCGGAAACGTCGTGATCAACGGGCAACGCGTGGGCCAGACGCTGTATGCGTTTCCGGCAGTATGGAGCAAGCTGTCGTACGCGGCCAGCTATTTTAACATGCTGCTGAGCATCTTGCTCATCATTCTGATTACCGACGAATTTCAGTTCCGCACTTTCCGGCAGCAGGTCATTAACGGCGCGTCGCACCTCGACTTGATTCAGGGAAAAATGGCCGTATCGGCGCTGCTAACGCTATTCGGAACGACGGCTGTGCTCATCATTGGGTTTTACTTCGGCCTGACGCGGGCGCCGGAAACGGCCGCCGCAGCTACTACCAACCTGAGCGCCGTGGCTTTATACGCCGTGCAGGCGCTGGGGTATTTGGCGCTGGCGGCGCTGCTGGCCTTCCTGATCCGCCGGAGCGGAGCGGCCATTCTGCTGTTTTTGCTGTATTCCTGGGTGGTCGAACCGCTCATCCGGTTCTCGCTGCCCGACGAGCTGGACCGCTTTTTCCCGATGAAGATCCTGGCCAGTCTCACGCCTACGCCGGGCCAGGAAATGCTCGACACCGTGACCGGCCCCAACGGCTCGTTTACGGCCACGGAAGCCTTGCCCTTCGCAATCGGCTACATCGGACTTTTCTGGCTGCTCAGCTACGCTTTGCTACGCAACCGCGACTTATAA
- a CDS encoding bifunctional 3,4-dihydroxy-2-butanone-4-phosphate synthase/GTP cyclohydrolase II: MLDSIEDAIADIRAGKVVIVVDDEDRENEGDFICAARCATPEIVNFMATHGRGLVCAPLVEDRCEELGLELMVGRNTALHATPFTVSVDLLKNGVTTGISASDRSKTILALIDPTTKPEELGRPGHIFPLKARKEGVLRRAGHTEAAVDLARLAGFEPAGVLVEILKEDGEMARLPDLEIVAKRWDLKLISVQDLIKYRLKQESLITREISVQLPTEFGDFELVAFTQRSNNAQHLALVKGDVSTGEPILVRVHSSCVTGDIFGSCRCDCGPQLHRAMLQVEREGKGVIVYMNQEGRGIGLLNKLKAYKLQEQGRDTVEANLELGFGMDERDYGVGAQILRDLGITKMRLLTNNPRKRTGLLGYGLEVVDTVPIEIEPNEHNETYLTTKRDKLGHTILSKMRPVIAASNTAEKES; encoded by the coding sequence ATGCTTGATTCCATAGAAGACGCTATTGCCGATATTCGGGCCGGCAAAGTTGTGATCGTCGTCGACGACGAAGACCGCGAAAACGAAGGCGATTTCATCTGCGCAGCCCGTTGCGCAACTCCCGAAATCGTCAATTTCATGGCCACCCACGGCCGCGGTCTGGTGTGCGCTCCGCTCGTCGAAGATCGTTGCGAAGAACTGGGGTTGGAGCTGATGGTAGGCCGCAACACGGCCCTGCACGCGACCCCCTTCACGGTTTCGGTCGACCTGCTGAAAAATGGCGTTACTACCGGCATCTCGGCTTCTGATCGCAGCAAAACCATTCTGGCCCTCATCGACCCAACTACCAAGCCGGAAGAGCTGGGCCGTCCCGGCCATATTTTCCCGCTGAAGGCCCGCAAAGAAGGTGTATTGCGCCGCGCCGGACACACCGAAGCCGCCGTAGATTTAGCCCGGCTGGCTGGTTTTGAGCCGGCTGGCGTGCTGGTCGAAATTCTGAAAGAAGATGGCGAAATGGCCCGCCTTCCCGACCTGGAAATAGTAGCCAAGCGCTGGGATCTCAAGCTGATTTCGGTGCAGGATCTGATCAAGTACCGCCTCAAGCAGGAGAGCCTCATCACCCGCGAGATTTCGGTGCAGCTCCCAACTGAATTTGGTGATTTTGAGTTGGTTGCGTTTACCCAACGCTCCAACAATGCCCAGCACTTAGCTTTGGTAAAGGGTGATGTTTCGACCGGAGAGCCCATCTTGGTGCGCGTACACTCCAGCTGCGTCACGGGCGACATCTTCGGCTCTTGCCGCTGCGACTGCGGCCCGCAATTGCACCGCGCCATGTTGCAGGTAGAACGCGAAGGCAAAGGCGTGATTGTGTACATGAACCAGGAAGGCCGTGGTATTGGTTTGCTTAATAAGCTGAAAGCCTACAAGTTACAGGAGCAAGGCCGCGATACCGTGGAAGCCAACCTGGAGTTAGGCTTCGGTATGGACGAGCGCGACTACGGCGTGGGCGCGCAAATTCTGCGTGATTTGGGCATCACCAAAATGCGCCTGCTCACCAATAACCCACGCAAGCGGACCGGCCTGTTGGGCTACGGCCTGGAAGTAGTTGATACTGTGCCTATTGAGATCGAGCCCAACGAGCACAACGAGACATACCTTACCACCAAGCGCGACAAGCTCGGCCACACCATCCTGAGCAAGATGCGGCCCGTAATAGCAGCCTCCAATACGGCCGAAAAAGAATCCTAG
- a CDS encoding glycosyltransferase, with the protein MKLLVLLSRFPYPLDKGDKLRAFHQLRYLARHHEICLFALTDEDVPQSAYEAVEPLCAGGLHVHRLRRPGIARNMARALATGRPFQVGYFYDKAAQDKLDEVRRQFQPEHIYCQLIRMAEYLRPIAGQVPMTLDYMDVFSKGMERRAEKAPAWQRPVFALEAARLRAYEAAAFEWFRHHTIISTQDRELIDHPRREDIHVVLNGIDTRFFRPVQVRKEYELLFCGNMSYHPNVDAAVFLAEEILPLVRRAHPRARLLIAGTTPAARVQALASECVTISGWLADIREAYATARVFVAPMRTGTGLQNKLLEAMAMRLPCVTTPLANNALRGTPGEHLLVAQSAAELAASISELLSKSAHADALARRGLAFVSEHYNWDAATSRLDALFRK; encoded by the coding sequence ATGAAGCTGCTCGTACTGTTGTCTCGGTTTCCGTATCCCCTCGACAAAGGCGACAAGCTACGTGCGTTTCATCAGCTGCGGTACCTGGCCCGCCACCACGAAATCTGCCTGTTTGCCCTCACCGACGAAGATGTTCCGCAGAGCGCCTACGAGGCCGTAGAGCCGCTCTGTGCGGGCGGCTTGCATGTGCATCGGCTCCGGCGGCCAGGCATTGCCCGCAACATGGCGCGGGCGCTGGCTACGGGGCGGCCATTTCAGGTGGGGTATTTCTACGACAAAGCGGCGCAAGACAAGCTGGACGAGGTGCGCCGACAGTTTCAGCCCGAACATATTTACTGCCAGCTCATTAGAATGGCTGAATACCTGCGCCCGATAGCCGGCCAGGTGCCCATGACCCTCGATTACATGGATGTGTTTTCGAAGGGAATGGAGCGGCGGGCTGAAAAAGCACCGGCTTGGCAACGGCCCGTCTTTGCGCTGGAAGCTGCCCGCCTGCGCGCTTACGAAGCCGCGGCTTTCGAGTGGTTTCGACACCATACCATCATTTCCACGCAAGACCGCGAACTCATCGACCACCCGCGCCGGGAGGATATCCATGTGGTACTCAATGGCATAGACACCCGCTTTTTCCGACCCGTGCAGGTTCGGAAGGAGTACGAGCTGCTGTTCTGTGGCAACATGAGCTACCATCCCAACGTGGATGCGGCCGTTTTTCTGGCGGAGGAAATTCTGCCGCTGGTTCGCCGTGCTCACCCGCGGGCGCGGCTGCTCATTGCCGGCACTACGCCCGCGGCTCGTGTGCAAGCCCTTGCTTCTGAATGCGTTACCATAAGCGGCTGGTTGGCTGATATCCGCGAAGCGTACGCCACAGCGCGGGTGTTTGTGGCCCCGATGCGTACCGGAACGGGCCTGCAAAACAAATTGTTGGAAGCGATGGCCATGCGCCTGCCGTGCGTGACTACTCCCTTGGCCAACAACGCGTTGCGGGGCACGCCCGGTGAGCATTTGCTCGTGGCGCAGTCGGCGGCGGAGCTGGCCGCCAGCATCAGCGAGCTGCTGAGCAAATCGGCCCACGCCGACGCGCTTGCGCGCCGCGGGCTGGCCTTCGTGAGCGAGCACTACAATTGGGACGCGGCCACTTCCCGGCTCGACGCGCTGTTTCGAAAATAA
- a CDS encoding glycosyltransferase family 4 protein, with protein MHILQLCPRVPFPPHDGGAIAMYDVTAGLARAGHRVTVLAANTPKHWQDGNVLDHLPNVRLVTVPVDTSLSPVKALKNLLVSKIPYNVERFISPALADALAHILQTERVDVVQIEGTLVAWYLKVVRKAAPHVPVVLRAHNVEYTIWEMLAQRETNIAKSLYMKYLAKGLKRFEFDYLPEFDALAAITEPDQRRLRALGCPEPVVFIPAGVDLERFQPHPKRCPKPRTLFMIGSLNWLPNLEGLDWFLANVWPEVHEKMPDLELHIAGKDTPERLKHLDHANVIVHGFVESAADFMQQYEVMLVPLLSGGGMRVKIIEGMAMGKCIISTGLGSEGIHVRNNHDIILCDEPSEWVDRITRYYRGEISVPHMGKAARQTICRLYDNQRVVERFQTLYQIVRARPESA; from the coding sequence GTGCACATTCTCCAGCTCTGTCCGCGCGTTCCGTTTCCGCCTCACGACGGTGGGGCCATCGCCATGTACGACGTAACGGCCGGACTAGCACGAGCCGGCCATCGGGTGACGGTGCTGGCCGCCAACACGCCCAAGCACTGGCAAGACGGTAACGTGCTCGACCACCTGCCCAATGTGCGCCTCGTAACGGTGCCCGTCGATACGAGCCTGTCGCCGGTGAAAGCGCTGAAAAACTTGTTGGTGAGCAAGATACCGTACAACGTCGAGCGCTTTATCAGCCCGGCGCTGGCTGATGCGCTAGCACATATTCTGCAAACTGAGCGCGTAGATGTGGTCCAGATCGAGGGAACCTTGGTGGCTTGGTACCTGAAAGTGGTGCGGAAAGCGGCGCCGCATGTGCCCGTCGTGCTGCGGGCGCACAACGTTGAATACACGATTTGGGAAATGCTTGCCCAGCGCGAAACCAATATTGCTAAGTCATTGTATATGAAATACTTAGCAAAAGGCTTAAAGCGCTTCGAGTTCGACTATCTGCCGGAGTTCGATGCCCTTGCGGCCATCACCGAGCCCGATCAGCGGCGGCTGCGCGCGTTGGGCTGCCCCGAGCCGGTGGTGTTTATCCCGGCAGGCGTCGATCTGGAGCGGTTTCAGCCCCATCCTAAGCGTTGCCCCAAGCCCCGCACCCTATTTATGATTGGCTCCCTGAACTGGCTGCCCAATCTGGAGGGCCTCGATTGGTTTCTAGCGAATGTGTGGCCGGAAGTCCACGAGAAAATGCCCGATCTGGAGCTGCACATTGCCGGCAAAGACACGCCGGAGCGCCTAAAGCACCTAGACCACGCCAACGTGATCGTGCACGGCTTCGTCGAATCGGCCGCCGATTTTATGCAGCAATACGAGGTGATGCTGGTGCCACTGCTGTCGGGCGGCGGCATGCGCGTCAAGATTATTGAGGGCATGGCGATGGGTAAGTGCATCATTAGCACAGGGTTAGGCTCGGAGGGGATTCATGTGCGCAACAACCACGACATCATCCTTTGCGACGAGCCCAGCGAATGGGTCGACCGCATTACCCGCTATTACCGGGGCGAAATCAGCGTGCCGCACATGGGCAAGGCGGCCCGCCAAACCATCTGCCGCCTTTACGATAACCAGCGTGTGGTCGAGCGTTTCCAGACCCTATATCAGATTGTGCGCGCCCGCCCCGAAAGCGCGTAA
- a CDS encoding potassium channel family protein, giving the protein MPNTSSVDKLGADFAAERSRMVNLWKRANLNRFFLALLLAVVSFAAGVVGFMSIEGFSFVDAFYMTMITVSTVGFGELHPLSPDGRLFVSFYIFFNLLVIAYLVSVLTTYIFDGELRTIFKMFRTDQEIRSFEGHVIVCGFGRNGSKACSELVASGARVVVVEQNQDLLRAASENGERSLPSVFGDATSDETLLMAGVERARALITALPKDADNVFVALTARELNPNIKIIARASLKTSESKLLRAGADSVVMPDEIGGSHMANLVMRPEVIRFLEMINGLGPNKLRLEELSFKELRRELQGRSIRELDVRSRTGATVIGLKHFSGEFEISPSADTRPAPGDVLLLLGTEAQIATLVTQFRA; this is encoded by the coding sequence ATGCCGAATACTTCTTCCGTAGATAAGCTCGGCGCTGATTTTGCGGCAGAACGAAGCCGGATGGTCAATTTGTGGAAGCGCGCCAACCTCAACCGGTTTTTTCTGGCATTGCTGTTGGCCGTGGTCAGCTTTGCGGCGGGCGTGGTAGGCTTCATGAGCATCGAGGGCTTCAGCTTTGTCGATGCCTTCTACATGACCATGATTACCGTTTCGACGGTGGGTTTCGGCGAGTTACATCCCCTGTCGCCAGACGGGCGGCTGTTCGTCTCCTTTTACATTTTTTTCAACCTGTTGGTCATCGCTTACCTTGTGTCGGTCCTGACCACGTATATCTTTGACGGCGAGCTTCGTACCATCTTCAAAATGTTCAGAACTGATCAGGAAATCCGAAGCTTCGAAGGCCATGTGATTGTGTGCGGATTTGGGCGCAACGGCAGCAAAGCCTGCTCTGAGCTGGTGGCCAGTGGGGCGCGGGTAGTGGTGGTCGAGCAAAATCAGGACCTGTTGCGTGCCGCCAGCGAAAACGGCGAAAGGAGCCTGCCTTCTGTGTTTGGCGACGCCACTTCCGACGAAACCCTGCTGATGGCGGGCGTGGAGCGGGCGCGAGCCCTGATCACGGCTTTGCCCAAAGACGCCGACAATGTATTCGTGGCCCTCACGGCCCGCGAGCTGAACCCCAACATCAAAATCATTGCGCGGGCCAGCCTCAAAACCAGCGAAAGCAAGCTGCTGCGCGCCGGTGCCGACTCGGTAGTGATGCCCGACGAAATCGGGGGCTCGCACATGGCCAACCTGGTGATGCGCCCCGAAGTGATTCGCTTTCTGGAGATGATCAACGGCTTAGGCCCGAACAAGCTTCGTTTGGAAGAGCTGAGCTTCAAGGAGTTGCGCCGCGAATTACAGGGCCGCAGCATCCGCGAGCTGGATGTGCGCTCGCGTACGGGCGCTACGGTTATTGGCCTGAAGCATTTCTCCGGCGAATTTGAAATCAGCCCCAGCGCCGACACGCGCCCTGCCCCCGGCGACGTCCTGTTGCTGTTGGGTACAGAAGCCCAAATTGCCACCCTGGTCACTCAGTTTCGGGCCTAA
- the dnaG gene encoding DNA primase: MARIPKETIDQILHHADIVEVVGDFVSLKRKGQNMWACCPFHHEKSPSFSVAPAKGLYKCFGCGKAGGVIQFIMDIEGTSYVEALKYLAKKYGIEIQEEEKTPEQQLAQNEKDSQFIVSNWAKDHYHKLLLNTDEGQSIGLSYLRQRGLNQTTIQTFELGYSLDQWDDLLKAAQKEGFEAKYLEKTGLTIIREDEQGKDSGRRYDRFRGRVMFPIHNVSGRVIGFGARTLKANDKTAKYLNSPESEIYHKSDVLYGMYQARQAIRTEELCYLVEGYLDVLSLHQGGIKNVVASSGTSLTESQIRLISRYTDNVTVLYDGDAAGIRASLRGIDLILEGGLNVRVVLFPDGDDPDSYIRKVGDQRFKDYVDGNSQDFISFKTNLVAKEAAHDPVKKAEAIREVLQSIAKVPDPIKRQVFLQQTSGTFGIDEQVLITEYNKLVKNSSSKAVASPGQSGGGAASAGGQRTAAAPRPLSPDEEAEMAMYGATPDDLVAAGGGAQREEIEPLPDVLADCEREIVRLMVLYASQPVQPEVGVAHYLFSQLDDTTFRTPLYADMMHLCREELEQGRWPDVRTFVQHGRGDIRQLVSDLATDKYELSPNWTTHQIYVPRELDLLQQACDNAILRLKKEIVQRELSKLQEELRLAQDAAAVDKILEALMLYKRLDNELANHLGTVIPRGTL; this comes from the coding sequence ATGGCCCGTATCCCGAAAGAAACCATTGATCAAATCCTGCACCACGCCGACATCGTGGAAGTGGTGGGCGATTTTGTAAGTCTGAAGCGTAAAGGCCAGAATATGTGGGCCTGTTGCCCGTTTCACCACGAAAAGTCGCCTTCCTTTTCGGTGGCGCCAGCCAAGGGACTCTACAAATGCTTCGGCTGCGGCAAAGCGGGCGGCGTGATTCAGTTCATCATGGACATCGAGGGCACCAGCTACGTGGAAGCCCTGAAGTACTTGGCCAAAAAGTACGGAATCGAGATTCAGGAGGAAGAGAAGACGCCTGAACAGCAACTGGCTCAGAATGAGAAAGATAGCCAATTCATTGTTTCTAACTGGGCCAAAGACCATTATCATAAGCTGCTGCTCAACACCGACGAAGGCCAGAGCATTGGCCTGAGCTACCTGCGCCAGCGCGGCCTCAACCAAACGACCATCCAGACCTTTGAGCTGGGCTACTCGCTCGATCAGTGGGATGATCTGCTGAAAGCCGCGCAGAAGGAAGGGTTTGAAGCTAAATACCTGGAAAAGACAGGTTTAACCATCATCCGGGAAGACGAGCAGGGCAAAGATTCCGGCCGGCGCTACGACCGCTTCCGGGGCCGGGTGATGTTCCCGATTCACAACGTGTCGGGCCGGGTGATTGGCTTTGGAGCGCGTACGCTGAAAGCTAATGACAAGACGGCCAAGTACTTAAACTCGCCGGAGTCGGAGATCTACCACAAGAGCGACGTGCTCTATGGCATGTATCAGGCGCGGCAAGCCATTCGCACCGAAGAGCTGTGCTACTTGGTGGAAGGCTATTTGGATGTGCTTTCCCTGCACCAAGGCGGCATCAAAAACGTGGTGGCCTCGTCGGGTACTTCGCTCACGGAGAGCCAGATACGCCTGATTTCGCGCTATACCGATAACGTAACCGTGCTCTACGACGGCGACGCGGCCGGCATCCGGGCCTCGTTGCGCGGCATCGACTTGATTCTGGAGGGCGGCCTGAACGTGCGCGTGGTGCTGTTTCCCGACGGCGACGACCCCGACAGCTACATCCGCAAAGTCGGCGATCAGCGCTTCAAGGACTACGTCGACGGCAACAGCCAGGACTTTATCTCCTTCAAAACCAACCTCGTAGCCAAAGAAGCGGCCCACGACCCGGTAAAGAAAGCCGAAGCCATTCGGGAGGTGCTGCAAAGCATTGCCAAAGTGCCCGACCCTATTAAGCGGCAGGTATTTTTGCAGCAGACCAGCGGCACATTCGGTATTGACGAGCAGGTACTTATCACGGAGTATAACAAGCTGGTCAAGAATTCCAGCTCCAAGGCAGTCGCTTCGCCTGGCCAGAGCGGTGGGGGCGCCGCAAGCGCTGGGGGGCAGCGTACTGCGGCTGCGCCACGGCCGTTGTCGCCCGACGAGGAGGCCGAAATGGCCATGTACGGTGCCACTCCCGACGACCTTGTAGCGGCTGGTGGCGGTGCCCAGCGGGAGGAGATTGAGCCGCTGCCCGACGTGCTGGCCGATTGTGAACGCGAAATTGTGCGCCTCATGGTGCTCTACGCTTCGCAACCGGTGCAGCCCGAAGTAGGGGTGGCGCACTACCTGTTCAGCCAGCTCGACGACACAACGTTTCGCACGCCGCTCTATGCCGACATGATGCACTTGTGCCGGGAAGAATTGGAGCAGGGCCGCTGGCCCGACGTGCGCACGTTTGTACAGCACGGACGCGGAGATATCCGGCAGTTGGTCAGTGATTTAGCTACAGACAAATACGAGCTGAGCCCCAACTGGACTACCCACCAGATTTACGTGCCGCGCGAACTCGATTTGTTGCAGCAGGCATGCGACAACGCTATTCTGCGGCTCAAAAAAGAGATTGTGCAGCGCGAATTGAGCAAGTTGCAGGAAGAACTGCGCTTGGCGCAGGATGCCGCCGCCGTCGATAAGATATTGGAGGCCCTCATGCTCTACAAGCGCCTCGACAACGAACTCGCCAACCACTTGGGTACCGTGATTCCCCGTGGTACATTGTAA